A single window of Balaenoptera acutorostrata chromosome X, mBalAcu1.1, whole genome shotgun sequence DNA harbors:
- the KLHL13 gene encoding kelch-like protein 13 isoform X4, with the protein MDHLHRGESVAAILRNRSLVEEEDQHMKLSLGSSEMGLSSHLQSSKAGTTRIFTSNTHSSVVLQGFDQLRLEGLLCDVTLMPGDTDDAFPVHRVMMASASDYFKAMFTGGMKEQDLMCIKLHGVSKVGLRKIIDFIYTAKLSLNMDNLQDTLEAASFLQILPVLDFCKVFLISGVTLDNCVEVGRIANTYNLTEVDKYVNSFVLKNFPALLSTGEFLKLPFERLAFVLSSNSLKHCTELELFKATCRWLRLEEPRMDFAAKLMKNIRFPLMTPQELINYVQTVDFMRTDNTCVNLLLEASNYQMMPYMQPVMQSDRTAIRSDTTHLVTLGGVLRQQLVVSKELRMYDEKAHEWKSLAPMDAPRYQHGIAVIGNFLYVVGGQSNYDTKGKTAVDTVFRFDPRYNKWMQVASLNEKRTFFHLSALKGYLYAVGGRNAAGELPTVECYNPRTNEWTYVAKMSEPHYGHAGTVYGGVMYISGGITHDTFQKELMCFDPDTDKWIQKAPMTTVRGLHCMCTVGERLYVIGGNHFRGTSDYDDVLSCEYYSPILDQWTPIAAMLRGQSDVGVAVFENKIYVVGGYSWNNRCMVEIVQKYDPDKDEWHKVFDLPESLGGIRACTLTVFPPEETTPSPSRESPLSAP; encoded by the exons GGGTTTGACCAGCTCCGACTTGAAGGGTTGCTCTGTGATGTGACCCTGATGCCAGGGGACACAGATGACGCCTTCCCTGTGCACAGAGTCATGATGGCCTCTGCTAGTGATTACTTCAAGGCTATGTTCACAG GtggaatgaaagaacaagatttaATGTGCATTAAGCTTCATGGCGTGAGCAAAGTCGGTTTAAGGAAAATTATTGATTTCATTTACACTGCAAAGCTTTCTCTTAATATGGACAACCTTCAAGACACACTGGAAGCTGCCAGTTTTCTACAGATTCTGCCGGTTTTGGACTTCTGCAAAGTATTTCTCATATCTGGG GTCACTTTAGACAATTGTGTCGAAGTTGGGCGGATTGCCAACACCTACAATCTGACAGAAGTGGATAAATACGTTAACAGTTTCGTCTTGAAGAATTTTCCTGCGTTGCTGAGCACTGGGGAGTTCTTGAAACTCCCTTTTGAACGCCTTGCCTTTGTGCTTTCCAGTAATAGCCTTAAGCACTGCACTGAACTTGAGCTCTTTAAGGCTACCTGTCGCTGGCTACGCCTGGAAGAGCCTCGGATGGACTTTGCTGCAAAATTAATGAAGAACATACGATTTCCACTGATGACACCACAGGAGCTCATTAATTACGTGCAAACCGTGGATTTCATGAGAACTGACAACACGTGTGTGAATCTCCTTTTGGAAGCCAGCAATTACCAAATGATGCCATATATGCAGCCAGTGATGCAGTCAGACAGGACTGCCATTCGGTCTGACACCACTCATCTGGTTACACTAGGAGGAGTGCTGAGGCAGCAGCTGGTTGTCAGCAAGGAATTGCGCATGTACGATGAAAAGGCTCACGAGTGGAAGTCCTTAGCCCCCATGGATGCCCCAAGGTACCAGCATGGCATTGCCGTCATTGGAAATTTCCTGTACGTCGTTGGTGGACAGAGTAATTatgacacaaaaggaaaaacggCAGTTGATACAGTCTTCAGATTTGATCCTCGATACAATAAGTGGATGCAAGTTGCATCTTTAAATGAAAAGCGCACCTTCTTCCACCTAAGTGCCCTCAAAGGATACCTGTATGCAGTTGGTGGGCGAAATGCAGCTGGTGAACTGC ctacAGTAGAATGTTACAATCcaagaacaaatgaatggaccTATGTTGCCAAAATGAGTGAGCCCCACTATGGCCATGCTGGAACTGTGTATGGAGGCGTAATGTATATTTCAG GAGGAATTACTCATGACACTTTCCAAAAGGAGCTCATGTGCTTTGACCCTGATACTGACAAATGGATCCAGAAGGCGCCAATGACCACTGTCAGAGGTCTGCATTGCATGTGTACAGTGGGAGAAAGGCTGTATGTCATTGGTGGCAATCACTTCAGAGGAACAAGCGATTATGATGATGTCCTAAGCTGTGAATACTACTCACCGATCCTTGACCAGTGGACCCCAATCGCTGCCATGTTAAGAGGGCAGAGTGATGTTGGGGTCGctgtctttgaaaataaaatctacGTGGTTGGTGGGTATTCGTGGAATAATCGTTGTATGGTAGAGATAGTGCAGAAATATGATCCAGATAAAGATGAATGGCATAAGGTTTTTGATCTCCCGGAGTCCCTGGGTGGCATCCGAGCTTGCACACTCACAGTTTTTCCACCTGAAGAAACCACACCATCACCTTCTAGAGAGTCCCCTCTTTCTGCACCTTAA
- the KLHL13 gene encoding kelch-like protein 13 isoform X5: protein MKLSLGSSEMGLSSHLQSSKAGTTRIFTSNTHSSVVLQGFDQLRLEGLLCDVTLMPGDTDDAFPVHRVMMASASDYFKAMFTGGMKEQDLMCIKLHGVSKVGLRKIIDFIYTAKLSLNMDNLQDTLEAASFLQILPVLDFCKVFLISGVTLDNCVEVGRIANTYNLTEVDKYVNSFVLKNFPALLSTGEFLKLPFERLAFVLSSNSLKHCTELELFKATCRWLRLEEPRMDFAAKLMKNIRFPLMTPQELINYVQTVDFMRTDNTCVNLLLEASNYQMMPYMQPVMQSDRTAIRSDTTHLVTLGGVLRQQLVVSKELRMYDEKAHEWKSLAPMDAPRYQHGIAVIGNFLYVVGGQSNYDTKGKTAVDTVFRFDPRYNKWMQVASLNEKRTFFHLSALKGYLYAVGGRNAAGELPTVECYNPRTNEWTYVAKMSEPHYGHAGTVYGGVMYISGGITHDTFQKELMCFDPDTDKWIQKAPMTTVRGLHCMCTVGERLYVIGGNHFRGTSDYDDVLSCEYYSPILDQWTPIAAMLRGQSDVGVAVFENKIYVVGGYSWNNRCMVEIVQKYDPDKDEWHKVFDLPESLGGIRACTLTVFPPEETTPSPSRESPLSAP from the exons GGGTTTGACCAGCTCCGACTTGAAGGGTTGCTCTGTGATGTGACCCTGATGCCAGGGGACACAGATGACGCCTTCCCTGTGCACAGAGTCATGATGGCCTCTGCTAGTGATTACTTCAAGGCTATGTTCACAG GtggaatgaaagaacaagatttaATGTGCATTAAGCTTCATGGCGTGAGCAAAGTCGGTTTAAGGAAAATTATTGATTTCATTTACACTGCAAAGCTTTCTCTTAATATGGACAACCTTCAAGACACACTGGAAGCTGCCAGTTTTCTACAGATTCTGCCGGTTTTGGACTTCTGCAAAGTATTTCTCATATCTGGG GTCACTTTAGACAATTGTGTCGAAGTTGGGCGGATTGCCAACACCTACAATCTGACAGAAGTGGATAAATACGTTAACAGTTTCGTCTTGAAGAATTTTCCTGCGTTGCTGAGCACTGGGGAGTTCTTGAAACTCCCTTTTGAACGCCTTGCCTTTGTGCTTTCCAGTAATAGCCTTAAGCACTGCACTGAACTTGAGCTCTTTAAGGCTACCTGTCGCTGGCTACGCCTGGAAGAGCCTCGGATGGACTTTGCTGCAAAATTAATGAAGAACATACGATTTCCACTGATGACACCACAGGAGCTCATTAATTACGTGCAAACCGTGGATTTCATGAGAACTGACAACACGTGTGTGAATCTCCTTTTGGAAGCCAGCAATTACCAAATGATGCCATATATGCAGCCAGTGATGCAGTCAGACAGGACTGCCATTCGGTCTGACACCACTCATCTGGTTACACTAGGAGGAGTGCTGAGGCAGCAGCTGGTTGTCAGCAAGGAATTGCGCATGTACGATGAAAAGGCTCACGAGTGGAAGTCCTTAGCCCCCATGGATGCCCCAAGGTACCAGCATGGCATTGCCGTCATTGGAAATTTCCTGTACGTCGTTGGTGGACAGAGTAATTatgacacaaaaggaaaaacggCAGTTGATACAGTCTTCAGATTTGATCCTCGATACAATAAGTGGATGCAAGTTGCATCTTTAAATGAAAAGCGCACCTTCTTCCACCTAAGTGCCCTCAAAGGATACCTGTATGCAGTTGGTGGGCGAAATGCAGCTGGTGAACTGC ctacAGTAGAATGTTACAATCcaagaacaaatgaatggaccTATGTTGCCAAAATGAGTGAGCCCCACTATGGCCATGCTGGAACTGTGTATGGAGGCGTAATGTATATTTCAG GAGGAATTACTCATGACACTTTCCAAAAGGAGCTCATGTGCTTTGACCCTGATACTGACAAATGGATCCAGAAGGCGCCAATGACCACTGTCAGAGGTCTGCATTGCATGTGTACAGTGGGAGAAAGGCTGTATGTCATTGGTGGCAATCACTTCAGAGGAACAAGCGATTATGATGATGTCCTAAGCTGTGAATACTACTCACCGATCCTTGACCAGTGGACCCCAATCGCTGCCATGTTAAGAGGGCAGAGTGATGTTGGGGTCGctgtctttgaaaataaaatctacGTGGTTGGTGGGTATTCGTGGAATAATCGTTGTATGGTAGAGATAGTGCAGAAATATGATCCAGATAAAGATGAATGGCATAAGGTTTTTGATCTCCCGGAGTCCCTGGGTGGCATCCGAGCTTGCACACTCACAGTTTTTCCACCTGAAGAAACCACACCATCACCTTCTAGAGAGTCCCCTCTTTCTGCACCTTAA